The genomic DNA GGCGCGCACCGTGCGGCCGGAATAAAGCACGTCGTCCACCAGCACGATGGACGCCCCCTCCACTTCAAAGCCGATCTCCGAGCAGTTGATGGTCGGAGCCAGCTCCAGGTTGGTGGTCCAGTCGTCCCGGTAAAGATTGATGTCGAGCTTGCCCAGGGGAATCTTGCGGTTCAGCCGCTCGTCCAGCAGCAGTTTCAGCCGCTCGGCCAGGTCCGCGCCCCGGCGCTGAATGCCCAGGATGGCCAGGGTCTCGTCCTCGCCCCGGCGCTCGTAGATCTCGACGGCCAGCCGTTCCAGGGTTCGGCTCATTTCCTTATCGGACAATATGGTGCCGCAGTCTTTCATCATCTCGGCCTCGCATGGCTAGCGGTTGAAGGAGCGTAGAAAAGTAGCCCATACCCCTTGGCCGGTCAACTCCGCCCGGCGTCCATGGACACTTTCGATTTGACAAAGAGTACTATTGATCTTACCTGTTCATTTCCCGACCCAAATTAGGAGGCATTATAATGATCGAAGTCACTGAAGCTGCTCAGAAGCAGCTTGAAGGCTACTTCCAGGACAAGGAAGCGTCCCCGATCCGCGTATACCTCGCGGCCGGTGGCTGAGCTGGCCCGCGCCTGACCCTGGCTCTGGATGAGCCTAACGATAAGGACGACGTGTCCGAGGCCGGTGGATTCACCTTCCTCGTGGAAAAGGACCTGCTGGCCCAGACCGGCAACATCAAAATCGATATGACCTATTACGGATTCGTCGTCGAGTCCGAGAACTCCGTGAGCGACGGCTCCAGTTGCAGTTGCTCCTCTTCGAGTTCCTGCTCCTCGGCCGGCTCCGGCGGCTGCGGCTGCTAGCCTTCGGCACGACGCATCCATTGCGTTGATCCCATTCCCCGGGCCGAAGCGTACCCCGTACGCATCGGCCCGGGCTTTTTTGCGCCCTGCGACCAACCACGCGGCAAAACGCGGCGAACCGGCCGCCGACAGTTGTGGACAACATTTTTTTAGAACGGAATTCCAATTGGTTGAGCCGACAACAACCACGACTTATCGTTTTTTTCTTTACATCGAATAGATGGGACTTATTCTCTTCAAAACTAACCCCACCCAGGAGATCAAGAAAATGATTACAGTCACCGAATCCGCTCAGAACGAACTGAATAAATATTTCGAGGACAAGGACGTGCAGCCCATCCGTGTGCATCTGGCCGACGGCGGCTGCTCCGGCCCGCGCCTGTCCCTGGCTCTGGACGAACTGCGCGAGGGCGACAAATCCGTGGAGCAGGGAGACCTGACCTTCCTCATCAATGAGGAACTGGCCGAAGCCTCGGGCGCAGTGTCCATCGACATGACCCCCTATGGTTTCACCGTCTCCTCCGAGAACCAGATCGGCGGCGGAGGCTGCGGCTGCTCTTCCTGCGGCACCGGCTCCTGCGGCTGCTAGCTCCCGACCCTCCAGCCTGTTGCAACAAACACGGGCTGCCGCGCATTTGACATGCGCGGCGGCCCGTGCTTTTTCTCGCGCCCGGCCTCAACCGCCTACCCGCTCCCAGCCTTTCCGCCCGAAGATTTCCGCCACGATGTCGCCTCTCTCATTGGACAGCGAAGGTCCGCTCTTCCACCTCAATGGATCGACATTTTTTCACAAGATAAAATCGGACTAATTATTTTTTCTAAAAAGTAACTTTGTCCGAAATTATTTTCCTACTTTCAAAAAGCAAAGACGACGGTTCCGGCCAGGCCAAAAACCTTTTGGAGCTGTGGACGGCCGCGCCACGTTCTCGCGCCCCAATCCGGCCGGAGAAAGGCTAACGGCATGACGCCGTACCAGCGAGGACGCGCACTACTCTCCATGAGCAAGCGATTTGAATGAGGGAAATAAAAGGGAGGTTCCCGGCGCGTCCGAATCAAGCGGCAGGCCGAGGCAATCCCGGCGCGGAGAGCTGTCCGGCAGGCCCTTGCGGACAAAGAAAAAGGGCGGTGCTCGCATGGCACCGCCCACTTCGATTAGGACCGCAATCCCGGCCCTGACAGCCGGGTTTAATCGAAAGTTCTTTCATCGACGAGACGGGGAGCGTCGTCCGGCAGGGAGCCGGGGGCGCAGGTCTCGACGACTGGTCGCAATTTCATTGTAGCCTGGAAGTCGGCCTCGAAACTTTCCGTATCGAAAGGCTGCGCCGTTTCGGCCACAACCACGAGTACGTCCATGTCCATAACACGCTTTACTCTGATCTGCCAGCCGGAAATGGACGGATATCCGGAAAAGACCGTGGAGGCTTGCCCCGGGTAGATGAACTGTCCCTTGACCTTGGCCGTATCGTCGGCCCGCCCTTTCCATCCGGTAAGCTTTCTGGCCGTTCGGCCGCAGGCGCATTCGCTCAAATCCATGGATGACAGGTCGCCCGTGGCCAGGCGGACCAGCGGATAATCGGTGAAGAACGGCGTGACCACGACCTCGCCCACCTCACCGTCCGGCACAGGCAGCCCGGTGGCCGGGTCGCATATTTCCACATGCCGGTAGTTGGACAGGTG from Pseudodesulfovibrio thermohalotolerans includes the following:
- a CDS encoding IscA/HesB family protein, yielding MIEVTEAAQKQLEGYFQDKEASPIRVYLAAGGUAGPRLTLALDEPNDKDDVSEAGGFTFLVEKDLLAQTGNIKIDMTYYGFVVESENSVSDGSSCSCSSSSSCSSAGSGGCGC
- a CDS encoding IscA/HesB family protein, whose product is MITVTESAQNELNKYFEDKDVQPIRVHLADGGCSGPRLSLALDELREGDKSVEQGDLTFLINEELAEASGAVSIDMTPYGFTVSSENQIGGGGCGCSSCGTGSCGC
- the pyrR gene encoding bifunctional pyr operon transcriptional regulator/uracil phosphoribosyltransferase PyrR; its protein translation is MKDCGTILSDKEMSRTLERLAVEIYERRGEDETLAILGIQRRGADLAERLKLLLDERLNRKIPLGKLDINLYRDDWTTNLELAPTINCSEIGFEVEGASIVLVDDVLYSGRTVRAALEAILDYGRPKRVELLVLVDRGHRELPIQADYVGKKLDTLGNEHVNVLVTERDGEDRVCLVRSE